The Musa acuminata AAA Group cultivar baxijiao chromosome BXJ3-6, Cavendish_Baxijiao_AAA, whole genome shotgun sequence region caCAACAACCAAAAGAGACAAGCACACAAACACACAAACACACTATTAATCAACACAAACAACTTTGCCAACAGCAACTGCAGATACAACTAAGATGCAATATCAACTGATAAAAAATAGCTATTACTATTGCTAAAATTCAATTAACAAAATATAAATTTGGAACAATTACTGTCTCATTCCGATTGATAGAAGCTAGCATCAACATCAATGCTAAACTTTCATTGTCAAGATGAAAGgggtaaaagaaaaaggaacaattACCTATAAATATCGGTGTAGCTGACAGTGTCGGAAATATCATCAGATTTACCAGCATTGCTTAAGTCTAACCAGGCATCTACATCAACCACAAACTTTTGTCCTAGCTTCTTTTCCTCTGGTTTCACGCCATGAAATCCATGAAACTGTAAGCCCCTCAATATTAGCTTGTCTTTATTGACAAAATCAGGTTCACCCATGGATGGACCTGAGGAGATATAGATGATTTCACTTTTACTAACAACAATAACGAGAATATACCTTGATGAATTGGCAACATTACGTATTGCATGCAACAACAATTGAGGTTGTTTCAGCaaaaaatagcattgatgaaagccAAAAGAAACCAGATTTTACAAGATACATATCTTGAAATAGATATCCGCTGCTGCAGGTTTAAGGTTTACATCTGCAGGAGGCTTCAAAGGCCCAAAAAACATAGAAACTTGAGGGTCATCACAGTCATATTGCAGGAAAAACTTGCATTCATGATCCTTTTGTTTTAATAACTATATCTGAGTTCATGAACAAAATTCTTGATCAGTAGTTTGTTATATTTGGTGCAATATCTACATTCAGTCATCATCTCCCATTTTTAAAGTCACACTTTGCATGTTCCTCATGTTAGAATCAGTACCGGATCGTGATTTGCAATTTCTAAGGAAAGATGCCAGCAGATATGCAACTACGTCACCAAAGATTGTTAGAATCAGTAACATATTGCAATATCAGTTCTTTGAAAAGGAAAAAATCACAGCAGATATTTAATTATATCACCAAGAAGCAATTTTAAGATTCGAGTTCAAAGTACCATAAAGGATACAAGATGGAGGTGCAAGGATAAAAAGGGTTCATACAGCTAACCACAACAAATTGAAACTCTAATGTTCAAAGTACAAGATTCATACATTTATGAGTAGGTTAAGAATTTGTTCTATTGGTTTCTCGAATACTAATGCCATCTATAACCTAGGAACCGTCCATTTAAGGGAGCACGAAAACGTTGAATTAGATGACAATAAGAAAGAAATCGATACTAAATATTGTAAAGCAACCATCtcgcatataaataaatatatatgtgccTACCAAAGAACTGTTGAGTGACCAGATCAGACGAAGGATTTCGATTTTTGTTTTGAAAAACTAGGTTGCGATTTTAACAACCAAAGTTTAAACAGCTAAATGAAACCCAAAGCTCGATCTTGAAGATCTACGAAACTATCTACTTCACTGGCTTCCACGACCAAATTAGAACAACCTTTTAATTGATCCTATCCGAAGGGGGCAGAGATTACCGGTGCCGAAACGCCTGTTGCTGTCTGCCCGACGAGCCGTGCGACAGAGGTATATGGCTTCTTTTCGAGTCGATGATTCTTCGGAGGTGGAGGCGATTATGATGGGGTTCGGCGCAGGCGCGCGTGTACCCGAGTGGGGCCGCGACGCGTGCTCGTGCAGCACACACCTTGATTGAGAGAGCCGCAGGGACATGATAAGATCAAAGCACCGAGCATGCTTTTCCTCGCGCCCACTTTGATTTACCCGTGTTAACTATCCGCTCTGTGATTGGAGGAGGCTGTGACAGTCCAATGCGGGACCATGCTTATGGACCCACTCATTGGTGGGGTCCGACTCATATGGATTGCAGCAAGTCAGGAATATTTCGGCCCCACAAGTGGCCCACATTTGTGAGTAGAGAAGATTGGATCAATTTAGTCTTTTAGTTGAAAGATATATAAACTGGTCTCGTCATGGCTCAACAAGAATTCAATGAGCAACAATTCCAGCATCAGAAAACTGTAACCAGTGAAAAAAAAGTACATTACAAACTGACCCAAGTGCTGTCTCCATGAGAGAAAGGATCAATGACCATCTTATTCCTAGTTGCATCAAACTACAATGTGAAAAGGTCTAGCACACAAGGATTAGATGAGACATTGTCATACAAAATAATGTCCTATCAAGAGGAAGAACCAGGCATGAAAGCACAACAAAATAACGATGACACAATTATTTATTGCGCTTAGTAGCACGTTTTCCTTGGCCCTTCTTTGGAGGTCCCTTCCCACGACGCTTCAACATTTCCAACTTCGCCAACCGCCTAACATAGTTAAAGAGTAGCAAAGATAAAAGTCAACCCAGATACGCAATTCAAATGAAGAAATTGAtaattgtaactgcatttgcacacAGCTGAAAAGACTTGTTACTTGCTGCTCATACAAAAAAGttctttacaatactttttgGCAGAATCTGAAGCAGAAGATTTTAACAAAACATATATTGTCTAACCTGATAGATCAAGCACTCGATCACTTTAAGCTTGCTTGGGATGAAAATAGGTACTAGTTACAAGACCCAATTAtcacaaaagaaacaaaaattaacagGGTTATATCAGTGTACTAAGATGAGATGAATATGCCCAATCAAGTTCAAAAGATGTTGGAAGCAGCATGCTGGAATAAATATCTGAATAAAATCAGGGAAAGAGATGGATGAGTGATCTTCAAACTCCACCTGTCTGTGATGTCAGAAATAAAGTTGAAGTGTCATGCTGTATCGTATTTATTTAGCTCAAGCTTCAGAGTTTGAAATCAAAGACAGTCCTAATCAAAAGTGAACAATAATGTACATGTATTATATAAACAGCTTTACGGCAGAGTGCTAAAAGATCCAAGTATTTGAACAATAAACTTAAAGTAACTCCTGAATTTTATCAATGAATGTTCAAGAGATATAACTTTGTCAAGGGATGGAGAAATTTAGAATGTTGGTGATTCTTATGTTATCATTAACAACTATGAAGAACAAATGTTATAATATATCATGAAATTAAAGTTCTGTTGAAGGTTCATACTGCTCGCCAAGTCTTTATGCATGTTCGTGTCTTAAACAAAGTAGGCAccataatatttatattaaaaccACATTCCTGCTGCGATCACCACCTCAGTGGGGCAAGGATTATGGATAATATAAATGGATGGATAGGACACAATATAGATGAGAATCACATTAAAGACACTTAAACAAGGTTACGATTTAGAAGCTTGTTAAGCTTGACTAAAAAGAATGCTACTGAAGAAATAATATTTGGCCGTTAATACTTCTTAAGGAGCTTTCAGAATTATGAATtgactaaaaatattttttaatgtatGTCAAAGAAATCAAGTAAAGATGATTGATGTAAATTCACCAAAACATCAAACAGGCAGATGAACAGACAAAGGCTCAAAAGTTTGCACAAATCCGAATATTTTGACAACTGATAAGCACacaaatatcaaaatattgataagaaCAATGCAGGATCCTGCATATGTCTGGCATCTCAAGTGGCATCCTTTGATCGCAGAGGAGAAATGGTCCTCAAGGTTGTAAAACTTCAATGCAGTGATAATGGAGCAACCTCAGATGGCTCAATAGAAACTGTGATGTGTTCTAGACATGCAAGTTGCattgaaataaaataatgaagATGGAGAACATCACTACACAAGGGGGAACTAAATACAAGGACTGCCTTATTACAGTACAAGAATTGTAACTTTCatgatttttgttcttttcttttcactGTGTTTGAATGGTTACTCGTCAGTTCCCAGGCCTCGCAAAATCTAATCCCAAGAACAATGACCAGCTTGTAGTTGCCAAAAGAGATTATGGTCACAGACTTACCCTGCAGCCTCAAGCTCAAATTAAGAAAAAGCACAGATCTGTTGATATCTCATCAATCATTCTATACAGAACCGTGATAC contains the following coding sequences:
- the LOC135639869 gene encoding dihydroneopterin aldolase 2-like, producing the protein MSLRLSQSRCVLHEHASRPHSGTRAPAPNPIIIASTSEESSTRKEAIYLCRTARRADSNRRFGTGPSMGEPDFVNKDKLILRGLQFHGFHGVKPEEKKLGQKFVVDVDAWLDLSNAGKSDDISDTVSYTDIYRLVKEVVEGPSRNLLESVAHVIANTTFLKFPQISAVRVMVGKPHVAVHGTIDYLGIEILRHRDQNHDKCEPE